The following coding sequences lie in one Mercenaria mercenaria strain notata chromosome 5, MADL_Memer_1, whole genome shotgun sequence genomic window:
- the LOC128557292 gene encoding uncharacterized protein LOC128557292: protein MKAEKSRLPSTLPCGTPEVAGVARSPFLKTRYLADVLSPLVGKTEQHILNSKHFAEKIKNLEVPPVKKLVSYDVTALFTSIPVDKAIKVIKERLKKDNTLKEKSILSVDEITTFLEFVLNTTYFVYHGTFYKQKHGAAMGLPVSPIAANLYMEDFEQRAISTAECPPELWFRYVDDMFTKMSINSIDSFTDHINSIDDEFKFTSEPEENDHLPYLDTDIYIKDDGSTKVKIYRKQTHTVQYLNFGSNHYIQHKRSVVRTLMYRAENIVSEPEDIKVKKHHISEALKVNGYKNWMLKIREQKDKNKEKKNSEKKRKEKKKGNG from the exons ATGAAAGCTGAGAAAAGCAGACTGCCAAGCACGCTCCCTTGCGGGACACCTGAG GTAGCTGGGGTTGCTCGTTCGCCTTTCTTGAAGACTCGGTATCTGGCAGATGTGTTGAGTCCGTTAGTTGGAAAAACAGAACAGCACATTCTGAATAGTAAACATTTTGCGGAGAAAATCAAAAACCTTGAAGTCCCACCGGTTAAGAAACTTGTATCTTATGATGTGACTGCCCTTTTCACAAGTATACCCGTGGATAAAGCAATAAAAGTGATAAAAGAGAGACTGAAGAAGGATAACACACTCAAGGAAAAGTCAATACTCTCGGTAGATGAGATTACCACCTTTCTAGAATTTGTTTTGAATACAACTTATTTTGTGTACCATGGAACATTTTATAAACAGAAACACGGGGCAGCAATGGGCTTACCCGTCTCTCCGATTGCGGCCAATTTGTACATGGAGGATTTTGAACAACGTGCCATATCGACAGCTGAATGTCCACCCGAACTTTGGTTCAGATACGTGGATGATATGTTCACGAAAATGAGTATTAATTCGATAGATTCGTTCACTGATCACATCAACTCAATTGATGATGAATTCAAATTCACCAGTGAACCTGAGGAAAACGATCACCTTCCTTACTTGGACACTGACATCTATATTAAAGATGATGGCTCCACTAAAGTGAAAATCTATAGGAAACAAACCCATACAGTTCAGTATCTGAATTTTGGCTCGAACCATTATATACAACACAAGAGATCAGTTGTAAGAACTCTCATGTATAGAGCAGAAAATATAGTCAGTGAGCCGGAAGACATCAAGGTGAAGAAACATCATATATCAGAGGCGCTTAAAGTAAATGGTTATAAGAACTGGATGTTGAAAATACGTGAACAGAAAGATAAGAACAAGGAGAAGaagaattctgaaaaaaaaagaaaagaaaaaaaaaagggaaacggATAG